From a region of the Tachypleus tridentatus isolate NWPU-2018 chromosome 1, ASM421037v1, whole genome shotgun sequence genome:
- the LOC143257617 gene encoding uncharacterized protein LOC143257617 isoform X1: MSDPLAQVPEFDSVLCSQENQFDLTSSQVSPQTPKNWLPGFNTMPLTSSVYRQLSQLAPKSSSEFVQVCQSNPIQGTAKLPFKTRVAKVDSPVTLSQQNLPSSLAFVMKGDSLQTANALISQELQGNMQDSFVPMTESTSLCLLGGLNVISTPSSSPTQTVSSSNYSTYDEGPVETSQTQPQLMLDSTVFETQFISTSVPTSSHFPGLQVMSGLPQEASTLFQLSSSPSTSSPLLTANTSSVGSIVLDSSVISSVNTPMGSVTLASALNPVNTPMGPVTLASAMNPVNTPMGPVTLASAMNPVNTSLGSVTLPSTMSPENNSAESLNTHSLGSLTNASLISATLTSVMKDSFPVTSGSLNFSEHLQNVNIDTMDVSFAVEELKCYKCKFCTYVNLQKEHIVTHIKIHHQVQLSNSVTTRTNELSSQRKTTNQMLNNSETSPFFSTYCSRPVTEVREETNHTSFTNSQPPNNSGGRFLCGKCRQTFSELEECRKHLSTVHHVNAKHVQLEYLDENMEPLDKRKHTDESKGMKNSSKKITENQLLKKASVSDTQPLKSLKAAILPKVGENSKVLVSIKKKSNREMSISKKAWQKKMKKEQGSYICEYKGCNVRFRNLDNLDFHRKCHVKDDSTFSCAECGIVLNRWGPWLDTCGVPTLWTWSYMPVISVLSKRIVSPS; the protein is encoded by the exons ATGTCTGATCCTTTAGCTCAGGTACCTGAATTTGACTCAGTCTTATGCTCTCAGGAAAATCAGTTTGATCTAACCTCATCTCAAGTTTCACCACAAACTCCTAAGAACTGGTTGCCAGGATTTAACACCATGCCATTAACTTCGTCGGTTTATCGTCAGTTGTCGCAACTTGCTCCTAAATCGTCTTCAGAGTTTGTACAGGTCTGTCAATCTAATCCGATTCAGGGAACTGCCAAGTTGCCTTTTAAGACTCGTGTGGCTAAAGTGGATTCACCAGTAACATTATCTCAACAAAATTTACCATCCAGTCTAGCTTTTGTAATGAAAGGAGACTCGTTACAAACTGCTAATGCCTTGATCTCACAGGAACTACAAGGAAATATGCAAGATAGCTTTGTGCCCATGACTGAAAGTACAAGCTTGTGCCTTCTGGGGGGGCTGAATGTTATTTCAACACCATCGTCATCTCCAACACAAACCGTTTCATCTTCAAACTATTCTACGTATGATGAAGGGCCAGTGGAAACTTCACAAACACAACCACAGCTAATGTTAGACAGTACTGTTTTTGAAACTCAATTCATTTCGACAAGTGTGCCCACTTCGTCTCATTTTCCAGGCCTGCAAGTAATGTCCGGGCTTCCTCAGGAAGCTTCCACCTTATTTCAACTTTCTTCTTCCCCATCAACAAGTTCTCCATTACTTACAGCTAATACATCATCAGTGGGGTCAATTGTTCTCGACTCATCTGTTATAAGTTCAGTTAACACTCCGATGGGTTCAGTAACTCTGGCCTCTGCTCTGAATCCAGTTAACACTCCAATGGGTCCAGTAACTCTGGCCTCTGCTATGAATCCAGTTAACACTCCAATGGGTCCAGTAACTCTGGCCTCTGCTATGAATCCAGTTAACACTTCACTAGGTTCAGTTACTTTGCCCTCAACAATGAGTCCAGAAAATAATTCAGCAGAATCTTTAAACACTCACTCCCTTGGAAGCCTAACTAATGCTTCATTGATATCAGCTACCTTGACCTCTGTCATGAAAGACTCATTTCCAGTTACGTCTGGATCTCTTAATTTTTCTGAACAtctacagaatgtaaatattgaTACTATGGATGTTTCTTTTGCTGTGGAAGAATTGAAGTGTTACAAATGTAAGTTTTGTACGTATGTGAACCTGCAAAAAGAACATATTGTCACACACATTAAAATTCATCACCAAGTGCAACTTTCAAACTCAGTTACAACAAGAaccaatgaactgtcatcacaaaGAAAGACAACTAATCAAATGCTGAATAATTCTGAAACTAGTCCTTTCTTCTCTACATACTGTAGTCGGCCAGTAACTGAAGTAAGAGAGGAAACCAATCATACATCTTTTACAAATTCTCAACCTCCAAATAATTCAGGAGGCCGTTTCCTTTGTGGCAAATGTAGACAAACTTTCTCTGAGCTAGAGGAATGTCGAAAACATTTATCTACAGTGCATCACGTAAATGCTAAACATGTTCAATTAGAGTATCTTGACGAAAACATGGAGCCTCTGGACAAAAGAAAACATACTGATGAATCCAAAGGAATGAAAAACTCCTCCAAAAAAATCACTGAGAACCAACTTTTGAAAAAGGCAAGTGTCAGTGATACACAACCACTGAAAAGTTTGAAAGCTGCAATTCTTCCAAAGGTTGGAGAGAACTCAAAGGTCTTAGTTAGCATCAAGAAGAAAAGCAACAGGGAGATGTCCATTTCTAAAAAGGCATGGCagaaaaagatgaaaaaagaACAAGGTTCATACAT CTGTGAATATAAAGGATGCAATGTGCGGTTCAGAAACTTGGATAATCTTGATTTTCACCGTAAGTGCCATGTTAAAGATGATTCGACCTTTTCTTGTGCTGAGTGTGGTATTGTCCTTAATCGTTGGGGTCCATGGCTGGACACTTGTGGCGTACCCACCTTGTGGACCTGGAGCTACATGCCTGTGATCAGTGTTCTTTCAA AACGTATAGTCTCTCCAAGCTAG
- the LOC143257617 gene encoding uncharacterized protein LOC143257617 isoform X2, with product MSDPLAQVPEFDSVLCSQENQFDLTSSQVSPQTPKNWLPGFNTMPLTSSVYRQLSQLAPKSSSEFVQVCQSNPIQGTAKLPFKTRVAKVDSPVTLSQQNLPSSLAFVMKGDSLQTANALISQELQGNMQDSFVPMTESTSLCLLGGLNVISTPSSSPTQTVSSSNYSTYDEGPVETSQTQPQLMLDSTVFETQFISTSVPTSSHFPGLQVMSGLPQEASTLFQLSSSPSTSSPLLTANTSSVGSIVLDSSVISSVNTPMGSVTLASALNPVNTPMGPVTLASAMNPVNTPMGPVTLASAMNPVNTSLGSVTLPSTMSPENNSAESLNTHSLGSLTNASLISATLTSVMKDSFPVTSGSLNFSEHLQNVNIDTMDVSFAVEELKCYKCKFCTYVNLQKEHIVTHIKIHHQVQLSNSVTTRTNELSSQRKTTNQMLNNSETSPFFSTYCSRPVTEVREETNHTSFTNSQPPNNSGGRFLCGKCRQTFSELEECRKHLSTVHHVNAKHVQLEYLDENMEPLDKRKHTDESKGMKNSSKKITENQLLKKASVSDTQPLKSLKAAILPKVGENSKVLVSIKKKSNREMSISKKAWQKKMKKEQGSYICEYKGCNVRFRNLDNLDFHRKCHVKDDSTFSCAECGIVLNRWGPWLDTCGVPTLWTWSYMPVISVLSILSPEGI from the exons ATGTCTGATCCTTTAGCTCAGGTACCTGAATTTGACTCAGTCTTATGCTCTCAGGAAAATCAGTTTGATCTAACCTCATCTCAAGTTTCACCACAAACTCCTAAGAACTGGTTGCCAGGATTTAACACCATGCCATTAACTTCGTCGGTTTATCGTCAGTTGTCGCAACTTGCTCCTAAATCGTCTTCAGAGTTTGTACAGGTCTGTCAATCTAATCCGATTCAGGGAACTGCCAAGTTGCCTTTTAAGACTCGTGTGGCTAAAGTGGATTCACCAGTAACATTATCTCAACAAAATTTACCATCCAGTCTAGCTTTTGTAATGAAAGGAGACTCGTTACAAACTGCTAATGCCTTGATCTCACAGGAACTACAAGGAAATATGCAAGATAGCTTTGTGCCCATGACTGAAAGTACAAGCTTGTGCCTTCTGGGGGGGCTGAATGTTATTTCAACACCATCGTCATCTCCAACACAAACCGTTTCATCTTCAAACTATTCTACGTATGATGAAGGGCCAGTGGAAACTTCACAAACACAACCACAGCTAATGTTAGACAGTACTGTTTTTGAAACTCAATTCATTTCGACAAGTGTGCCCACTTCGTCTCATTTTCCAGGCCTGCAAGTAATGTCCGGGCTTCCTCAGGAAGCTTCCACCTTATTTCAACTTTCTTCTTCCCCATCAACAAGTTCTCCATTACTTACAGCTAATACATCATCAGTGGGGTCAATTGTTCTCGACTCATCTGTTATAAGTTCAGTTAACACTCCGATGGGTTCAGTAACTCTGGCCTCTGCTCTGAATCCAGTTAACACTCCAATGGGTCCAGTAACTCTGGCCTCTGCTATGAATCCAGTTAACACTCCAATGGGTCCAGTAACTCTGGCCTCTGCTATGAATCCAGTTAACACTTCACTAGGTTCAGTTACTTTGCCCTCAACAATGAGTCCAGAAAATAATTCAGCAGAATCTTTAAACACTCACTCCCTTGGAAGCCTAACTAATGCTTCATTGATATCAGCTACCTTGACCTCTGTCATGAAAGACTCATTTCCAGTTACGTCTGGATCTCTTAATTTTTCTGAACAtctacagaatgtaaatattgaTACTATGGATGTTTCTTTTGCTGTGGAAGAATTGAAGTGTTACAAATGTAAGTTTTGTACGTATGTGAACCTGCAAAAAGAACATATTGTCACACACATTAAAATTCATCACCAAGTGCAACTTTCAAACTCAGTTACAACAAGAaccaatgaactgtcatcacaaaGAAAGACAACTAATCAAATGCTGAATAATTCTGAAACTAGTCCTTTCTTCTCTACATACTGTAGTCGGCCAGTAACTGAAGTAAGAGAGGAAACCAATCATACATCTTTTACAAATTCTCAACCTCCAAATAATTCAGGAGGCCGTTTCCTTTGTGGCAAATGTAGACAAACTTTCTCTGAGCTAGAGGAATGTCGAAAACATTTATCTACAGTGCATCACGTAAATGCTAAACATGTTCAATTAGAGTATCTTGACGAAAACATGGAGCCTCTGGACAAAAGAAAACATACTGATGAATCCAAAGGAATGAAAAACTCCTCCAAAAAAATCACTGAGAACCAACTTTTGAAAAAGGCAAGTGTCAGTGATACACAACCACTGAAAAGTTTGAAAGCTGCAATTCTTCCAAAGGTTGGAGAGAACTCAAAGGTCTTAGTTAGCATCAAGAAGAAAAGCAACAGGGAGATGTCCATTTCTAAAAAGGCATGGCagaaaaagatgaaaaaagaACAAGGTTCATACAT CTGTGAATATAAAGGATGCAATGTGCGGTTCAGAAACTTGGATAATCTTGATTTTCACCGTAAGTGCCATGTTAAAGATGATTCGACCTTTTCTTGTGCTGAGTGTGGTATTGTCCTTAATCGTTGGGGTCCATGGCTGGACACTTGTGGCGTACCCACCTTGTGGACCTGGAGCTACATGCCTGTGATCAGTGTTCTTTCAA TCTTATCACCAGAAGGCATCTAG